In a genomic window of Chryseobacterium sp. G0162:
- a CDS encoding DUF4403 family protein encodes MKFVKILFLVAFINTFGQTGVDNQLASYNFPKIKSSITMPVTIPLSELSNMVNASVKDLIYQDDSYTDNNNDQFKVKVWKTRPIRLVGGTSQNLLIEVPLKIWAEKGIGTLGVYSYQNTTFETVMSFNTTVTFKNNWTITTNTQPNGFRWVTKPVLDYGRIQIPITPIVEKSLKEQQEKFCKTIDQQMATQLNFQQYAIMAWNTFAQPFNISEEYNTWLKVSPVGVTITPLKFYGNQINATLGIDIFSETFTGNKPAASPTVTSASNFNFAPTVADKFVLQTTANIPFTEASNMARKTFLNKEFDIRDSKVKVTDIRVYGVDNRIVIEAQTDGYIKGTAVISGIPVYDETKRKIVLSDTKFKLKTMNILQKTASLLFQGKIVKMIEEEYGIPTQELEETSRKSIEDAFNKEYYKGLKMSGKVFNLRPSKILLNSTGITAVIDTNATLKLLVNGF; translated from the coding sequence TTGAAATTCGTTAAAATATTATTTTTAGTAGCATTTATCAATACTTTTGGTCAGACAGGTGTTGATAATCAATTGGCCAGTTATAATTTTCCGAAGATTAAATCCAGCATTACCATGCCGGTAACAATCCCACTTTCAGAGCTGAGCAATATGGTAAACGCCTCTGTAAAAGATCTCATCTACCAGGATGATTCTTATACAGATAATAATAATGACCAGTTTAAAGTAAAAGTATGGAAAACCAGACCCATCCGCTTAGTTGGAGGAACCAGCCAAAATCTATTGATTGAAGTTCCTTTAAAAATATGGGCAGAGAAAGGAATCGGAACCCTGGGCGTTTATTCCTATCAGAATACTACTTTTGAAACCGTAATGTCCTTTAATACTACGGTTACATTTAAAAACAACTGGACAATTACTACCAATACACAACCCAACGGCTTCCGATGGGTAACAAAACCGGTATTGGATTATGGAAGAATACAAATTCCGATTACTCCTATTGTTGAAAAGAGTTTAAAAGAACAACAGGAAAAATTCTGTAAAACCATCGATCAGCAAATGGCTACCCAGCTAAACTTCCAGCAATATGCTATTATGGCCTGGAATACATTTGCACAGCCATTCAATATTTCAGAAGAATATAATACATGGCTAAAAGTAAGTCCGGTGGGCGTTACTATCACTCCTTTAAAATTCTATGGAAATCAGATCAATGCCACCCTTGGAATTGATATTTTCTCAGAAACTTTTACAGGAAATAAACCTGCAGCCTCTCCTACTGTAACTTCAGCAAGTAATTTTAATTTTGCTCCAACTGTTGCAGATAAATTTGTTTTGCAGACTACAGCCAATATTCCTTTTACAGAAGCCAGTAATATGGCCAGAAAAACATTTCTCAACAAAGAATTTGATATTAGAGATTCCAAAGTAAAGGTAACAGACATCAGAGTGTATGGTGTTGACAACAGAATTGTTATTGAAGCACAGACAGATGGTTATATCAAAGGGACTGCTGTAATTTCGGGAATTCCTGTATATGATGAAACTAAAAGAAAAATTGTCTTATCTGATACGAAATTCAAGCTTAAAACAATGAATATTCTCCAAAAGACAGCCTCACTTCTATTCCAGGGGAAAATTGTAAAGATGATTGAAGAGGAATATGGAATTCCAACCCAGGAATTGGAAGAAACATCCAGAAAAAGTATTGAAGATGCTTTCAACAAGGAATATTATAAAGGATTAAAGATGAGCGGAAAGGTATTTAATCTGAGACCAAGCAAAATTCTTCTCAACAGTACAGGAATTACTGCTGTCATTGATACTAATGCCACTTTAAAACTACTTGTGAACGGATTTTAA
- the folB gene encoding dihydroneopterin aldolase has translation MSKIYLEDVKIYAYHGVLPEENIIGTYYILNAELHTDLWKAAESDDLNDTISYADINNILHQEMKIKSKLLEHVAGRIISKIHDRFPQIDYIKLKLTKTAPPMQGEMKGASIELEKSFKPEN, from the coding sequence ATGAGTAAGATATATCTTGAAGATGTAAAAATATATGCCTACCACGGGGTTTTACCTGAGGAAAATATTATTGGCACCTACTATATTTTAAATGCAGAACTTCATACCGATTTGTGGAAGGCAGCAGAATCAGATGACCTGAATGATACCATAAGCTATGCAGATATCAACAATATTCTTCATCAGGAAATGAAAATCAAATCCAAATTGCTGGAACATGTTGCGGGAAGGATTATTTCAAAAATACATGATCGTTTTCCACAAATCGACTATATCAAGCTTAAGCTTACCAAAACAGCACCGCCTATGCAAGGTGAAATGAAAGGCGCAAGTATTGAACTGGAAAAAAGTTTTAAACCGGAAAATTAA
- the thrC gene encoding threonine synthase: MKYYNLKDSKESIDFRTATIKGQGRDKGLFFPENIPCFEEEFIHNLSKYSDEEIAFQCMKDFIGDEIPSAILKKIVEETISFEIPLKKINNDISVLELFHGPTLAFKDIGAGFMSRCLSYFLENQQKKVTVLVATSGDTGGAVAHGFYDLPGIDVVILYPKNRVSPVQEKQLSALGKNIYALEVNGSFDDCQNLVKQAFSSEEVHNKVFLTSANSINIARWLPQQIYYMLALKQWQQIENKAPVICVPSGNFGNICAGILAHLRGLPTEHFIAACNTNDVIPEYLETQNFSPRKTVATLSNAMDVGNPSNFVRILELFNNEFDALKNKISGYSIDDKKTMQTITDVYHKDHYVLDPHSAVAFASLEQYIKENPGKKGFILGTAHPVKFPDAVENAIKTKIEIPQSLEALMKKEKKTVEINSDFEELKRFLLDKN; this comes from the coding sequence ATGAAATATTATAATTTAAAAGACAGTAAAGAAAGCATTGATTTCAGAACTGCAACCATAAAAGGACAGGGAAGAGATAAAGGATTATTCTTTCCTGAAAATATCCCTTGCTTCGAAGAAGAATTCATCCACAATCTCTCTAAATATTCTGATGAGGAGATTGCTTTTCAATGTATGAAAGACTTTATTGGAGATGAAATTCCTTCAGCAATACTTAAAAAGATTGTTGAAGAAACCATCAGCTTTGAAATTCCTTTGAAAAAAATTAATAATGACATTTCAGTTTTGGAACTTTTTCATGGCCCTACTCTGGCATTCAAAGATATCGGTGCAGGATTTATGAGCAGATGTCTGTCTTATTTTTTAGAAAATCAACAGAAAAAAGTTACTGTTTTAGTAGCGACTTCCGGAGATACTGGCGGAGCTGTTGCTCATGGATTCTATGACCTTCCGGGCATTGATGTTGTCATTCTTTATCCTAAAAATAGGGTTAGCCCTGTTCAGGAAAAGCAACTTAGCGCATTAGGTAAAAATATTTACGCGCTGGAAGTTAATGGCAGTTTTGATGATTGTCAAAATCTGGTAAAACAAGCTTTTTCCAGTGAAGAAGTCCATAACAAAGTCTTCCTGACTTCTGCCAATTCTATCAATATTGCCAGATGGCTTCCGCAGCAGATTTATTATATGTTAGCATTAAAACAATGGCAGCAAATAGAAAACAAAGCTCCTGTAATCTGTGTTCCAAGTGGAAATTTTGGGAATATCTGTGCTGGAATTTTGGCTCATTTACGTGGTCTTCCTACAGAACATTTCATTGCAGCCTGCAATACCAACGATGTAATTCCTGAGTATTTGGAAACCCAGAATTTTAGCCCTAGAAAGACTGTCGCTACTTTATCCAATGCTATGGATGTGGGAAACCCCAGCAATTTTGTCAGAATTCTGGAACTTTTCAACAATGAGTTTGATGCTCTAAAGAATAAGATATCCGGCTATTCCATAGATGATAAAAAAACCATGCAGACAATTACAGATGTCTACCACAAGGATCACTATGTTCTGGATCCTCATAGTGCAGTAGCATTTGCTTCACTTGAGCAATATATTAAAGAAAATCCAGGTAAAAAAGGTTTCATCCTGGGAACAGCACATCCTGTAAAATTTCCTGATGCTGTAGAAAATGCAATCAAAACAAAAATTGAAATTCCCCAATCTTTGGAAGCCCTAATGAAAAAGGAGAAAAAAACTGTAGAAATAAATTCAGATTTTGAAGAATTAAAACGATTTTTGCTTGATAAAAATTAA
- a CDS encoding homoserine kinase: protein MKKVKLKIPATVANLVCGFDILGMAVNEPYDEMEIRLLETSEIIIKHTDSFGLPEEPAKNVAGIVLLKIQEHFNLKNGFEVIIHKHIKPGSGLGSSAASAAGAAIGANIILGNIMSKDEAVHFAMFGEELASGVRHADNIAPCIYGGITLVKSTDPIDIIPLNAPDLFVAAVHPQVEVKTSDSRQILKKNIALKSAVEQWGNIAGLVAGIQKNDFALIGRSLNDVIIEPIRSILIPKFDEIKSKSLELGALGGGISGSGPSIFMLAEKKETAEKIADLMKTMYDEIDIDNFVYVSKINPVGIEAIEESKLD from the coding sequence ATGAAAAAAGTAAAATTAAAGATTCCGGCTACTGTAGCCAATTTAGTATGTGGATTTGATATTCTTGGAATGGCTGTTAATGAACCTTATGATGAAATGGAAATCCGTTTACTGGAAACTTCGGAAATCATCATAAAGCATACAGATTCTTTTGGGCTTCCTGAAGAGCCGGCTAAAAATGTTGCAGGTATTGTACTTTTAAAAATTCAGGAACATTTCAACTTAAAAAATGGCTTTGAAGTTATTATTCATAAACATATAAAACCGGGAAGTGGACTCGGTTCCAGCGCGGCTAGTGCTGCCGGAGCCGCCATAGGAGCCAATATCATATTGGGAAATATCATGTCAAAAGATGAAGCGGTACATTTTGCCATGTTTGGAGAAGAACTCGCTTCCGGAGTTCGTCATGCCGATAATATCGCTCCATGTATCTATGGTGGAATTACTTTAGTAAAATCTACAGATCCCATTGATATCATCCCATTGAATGCCCCTGATTTATTTGTTGCCGCCGTACATCCTCAGGTTGAAGTTAAAACTTCCGATTCAAGGCAAATTTTAAAGAAAAATATCGCCTTAAAAAGCGCTGTTGAACAATGGGGAAATATTGCAGGATTGGTAGCAGGTATTCAGAAAAATGATTTTGCACTGATTGGCAGAAGTCTCAACGATGTCATTATAGAACCTATACGTAGTATTTTAATTCCAAAATTTGATGAAATTAAATCAAAAAGTCTTGAGCTTGGAGCTCTGGGAGGAGGAATTTCGGGATCAGGGCCTTCTATTTTCATGCTGGCAGAAAAAAAAGAAACGGCAGAAAAAATTGCTGACCTTATGAAAACCATGTATGATGAAATTGACATAGACAACTTCGTATATGTTTCCAAAATAAATCCTGTTGGAATTGAAGCCATTGAAGAATCAAAACTAGATTAA
- the thrA gene encoding bifunctional aspartate kinase/homoserine dehydrogenase I, which translates to MKILKFGGTSVANSQNILLVENIIKKESSKSNVVVILSALHGVTDHLIMAAEYAAVKNEDYLQLLKNAEEKHLNLVKELIPVLEQSSLLSFVKKHFNDLEDLYNGIFVLGELTPRIKDKIASYGEFLSSSIIAARLQHQEMDCLWMNVSELIRTDSNFTHAKVNFSATESNIKNYINKHQNRILIGPGFIASDEKGHTTTLGRGGSDYTAAIIAAVIQAEELQIWTDVSGMMTADPRLVSHAKPIAEISYHEAMELSHFGAKVIYPPSIQPVMVKNITLKIKNTFDPEAQGTLVSHNLEISENEKHEVAVGISNMGHIALLTLEGSGMVGIPGISAKLFQCLSQEKINVILITQGSSEHSITIAIHEKDISTAETMINASFADDIDLKRVAPVHIETDLSIVALVGENMKSRSGVSAKMFGCLGNNGINIRTIAQGSSERNISVVVAEKDARKAVNVLHEEFFESEIKQIHLYICGTGNVGTKLIQQIYNQNKYLRENHFINLRIAGLSNSRKMIFADKGISKEEYLNWNESGIEASAQKFAEEIKARNLRNSVFVDITASSEIPEVYEELLKRSINIVACNKIAASSDFNRYTTLKNTARNHNCTFHFETNVGAGLPVIGTINDLIKSGDKITSIEAVLSGTLNFVFNNYDGSRTFSEVVAQAQKEGYTEPDPRLDLSGTDVARKILILAREAGYSLQFEEIENIGFLPAACMEGSVEHFYEKLTEYESHFKSLLGNAQKEGKILKYIAEFEEGKAKVGLQHVAPGSDLFHLYGKDNIVIFKTLRYSEQPLVIKGAGAGAEVTASGIFADIIRSV; encoded by the coding sequence ATGAAAATCTTAAAATTTGGCGGAACATCAGTCGCCAATTCTCAGAATATCCTGCTGGTGGAAAATATTATCAAAAAGGAATCTTCAAAAAGCAATGTTGTAGTCATTTTATCTGCACTTCATGGTGTAACAGATCATCTTATTATGGCAGCAGAATATGCAGCTGTTAAAAATGAAGATTATTTACAGCTGCTTAAAAATGCGGAGGAAAAACACCTGAACCTTGTCAAGGAACTTATTCCTGTTCTAGAACAAAGTTCTTTACTAAGTTTTGTAAAAAAACACTTCAATGATCTGGAAGATCTATACAACGGAATTTTCGTTCTTGGAGAGCTTACCCCAAGAATCAAGGATAAAATTGCCTCATACGGAGAATTTTTATCATCCAGTATCATTGCAGCAAGACTTCAGCATCAGGAAATGGATTGTTTATGGATGAATGTTTCAGAACTCATTAGAACAGACAGCAATTTTACTCATGCGAAAGTAAATTTCAGCGCCACTGAAAGCAATATTAAAAATTATATCAACAAGCATCAGAACCGTATCCTGATAGGTCCCGGTTTTATAGCCAGTGACGAAAAAGGTCATACAACAACATTAGGACGTGGTGGTTCAGATTATACTGCTGCTATAATTGCTGCTGTCATTCAGGCTGAGGAACTTCAGATATGGACGGACGTAAGTGGAATGATGACTGCTGATCCTCGCTTGGTTTCCCATGCAAAACCCATCGCAGAAATTTCCTATCATGAAGCTATGGAGCTTTCTCATTTTGGAGCAAAAGTTATTTATCCACCATCTATTCAACCTGTGATGGTAAAAAATATTACGCTTAAAATTAAAAACACCTTTGATCCGGAAGCGCAAGGAACATTAGTATCCCATAATCTGGAAATTTCAGAAAATGAGAAACATGAGGTAGCAGTAGGAATTTCAAATATGGGCCATATTGCCCTTCTCACTCTGGAAGGTAGTGGAATGGTAGGCATTCCTGGAATTTCCGCAAAACTTTTCCAATGTCTGAGCCAGGAAAAAATAAATGTGATTCTCATTACCCAAGGTTCTTCGGAACATTCCATTACTATCGCCATTCACGAAAAAGATATATCAACTGCTGAAACGATGATTAATGCTTCTTTTGCTGATGATATTGATTTAAAAAGAGTAGCTCCGGTTCATATTGAAACAGATCTTTCAATTGTAGCTTTAGTAGGAGAAAACATGAAAAGTAGAAGTGGGGTAAGTGCTAAAATGTTTGGGTGTCTAGGTAATAATGGAATTAATATCAGAACTATTGCACAAGGGTCCTCAGAAAGAAACATCAGTGTTGTTGTTGCTGAAAAAGATGCCAGAAAAGCAGTTAATGTCCTTCATGAAGAGTTTTTCGAATCAGAAATAAAACAAATTCATCTTTATATCTGTGGAACAGGAAATGTGGGCACCAAGCTTATCCAGCAGATCTATAATCAGAATAAATATCTGAGAGAAAACCACTTCATCAACTTAAGAATTGCTGGTCTGTCCAACAGCCGAAAGATGATTTTTGCAGACAAAGGAATTTCCAAAGAAGAATACCTCAACTGGAATGAATCAGGTATTGAGGCTTCAGCTCAAAAATTTGCCGAAGAAATCAAAGCCCGTAATTTAAGAAACTCTGTTTTTGTTGATATCACCGCAAGTTCTGAAATTCCTGAAGTATATGAAGAACTTTTGAAAAGGAGTATCAATATTGTTGCCTGTAATAAAATTGCGGCTTCATCGGATTTTAACAGATATACGACATTAAAGAATACCGCCAGAAACCATAACTGCACTTTTCACTTTGAAACGAATGTAGGAGCCGGGCTTCCGGTAATAGGAACCATTAATGATCTCATTAAAAGTGGGGATAAAATAACTTCTATTGAAGCTGTACTTAGTGGAACATTAAATTTTGTATTCAACAACTACGATGGAAGCAGAACATTTTCTGAAGTGGTAGCTCAGGCACAAAAAGAAGGCTATACAGAACCGGACCCAAGACTGGACCTTTCCGGAACCGATGTGGCCAGAAAGATTTTAATCCTTGCCAGAGAGGCCGGATATTCACTTCAGTTTGAAGAAATTGAAAATATAGGTTTCCTACCGGCAGCCTGTATGGAAGGTAGTGTAGAGCATTTCTATGAAAAGCTTACAGAATATGAAAGTCATTTTAAGTCTTTATTGGGTAACGCCCAAAAGGAAGGAAAAATACTGAAGTATATTGCAGAATTTGAAGAAGGAAAAGCCAAAGTAGGTTTACAGCATGTTGCTCCGGGAAGCGATCTGTTTCATCTTTATGGAAAAGATAATATTGTCATTTTTAAAACCTTAAGATACTCCGAACAGCCATTGGTTATCAAAGGAGCCGGTGCAGGAGCTGAAGTAACTGCCAGTGGTATTTTTGCAGACATTATCCGTTCAGTTTAA
- a CDS encoding bacteriocin-like protein, with the protein MKNSKKIKREHLKSINGGGIGDCYENCPVGPYGPNEPRSCGDFYGLPECCKKRVLVSMDCFDRY; encoded by the coding sequence ATGAAAAATTCAAAAAAAATTAAAAGAGAACATTTAAAATCAATTAATGGTGGTGGAATAGGGGATTGTTATGAAAATTGTCCTGTTGGACCTTATGGACCAAATGAACCAAGATCATGTGGAGACTTTTATGGGCTGCCAGAGTGCTGTAAAAAAAGAGTATTGGTAAGTATGGACTGTTTTGACCGTTATTAA
- a CDS encoding bacteriocin-like protein — protein MKNLKKLNRENLKKVNGGSNTCSYCSIREICDIGCYGQPICLPKGPYFPTEC, from the coding sequence ATGAAAAATTTAAAGAAATTAAACAGAGAAAATCTTAAAAAAGTAAACGGAGGGTCAAATACCTGTAGCTATTGTAGTATACGTGAAATTTGTGATATAGGATGCTATGGACAACCTATTTGCCTTCCAAAAGGACCTTATTTCCCTACTGAATGTTAA
- the nadA gene encoding quinolinate synthase NadA, with the protein MSTETLEKAKSAIPVKGFLDIKGIAIPQGEELVKAILKLKEEKNAVILAHYYQPGEIQDIADFLGDSLQLARQAKETNADMIVFCGVHFMAEAAKILNPTKKVVLPDTMAGCSLADGCSGEGLRKMREQHPDALIATYINCNAETKAESDIIVTSSNAETVIEALPKDRPIIFAPDKNLGRYLSKKTGRDMILWDGSCIVHEAFSMERIAKQLADNPDAKMIAHPESEEAVLKLAHFIGSTSALLNFVEKDDCQKFIIATEEGILHEMRKRAPHKELIPALVFDESCNCSECFYMKRNTMEKLYLCMKYELPEILIDEELRLKALKPIEAMLDLSKSIK; encoded by the coding sequence ATGAGTACCGAAACATTAGAAAAAGCTAAATCTGCGATTCCCGTAAAAGGATTCCTGGATATAAAAGGCATAGCGATTCCTCAGGGAGAAGAACTGGTAAAAGCCATTCTAAAACTTAAGGAAGAGAAAAACGCTGTAATCCTTGCCCATTATTACCAACCGGGAGAAATTCAGGATATTGCTGATTTCCTTGGAGATTCTCTGCAATTGGCAAGACAGGCAAAAGAAACTAATGCTGACATGATTGTATTCTGTGGAGTACATTTCATGGCTGAAGCAGCAAAAATTCTTAATCCAACTAAAAAAGTAGTTCTTCCTGATACCATGGCTGGATGCTCTCTGGCAGACGGATGCTCTGGAGAAGGATTAAGAAAAATGCGTGAGCAACATCCTGATGCTTTAATTGCTACTTACATTAACTGTAATGCAGAAACAAAGGCTGAAAGTGATATTATCGTAACAAGCTCAAATGCTGAAACCGTTATTGAAGCGCTTCCAAAAGACAGACCCATCATTTTTGCACCGGACAAAAACCTGGGAAGATATTTATCTAAAAAGACAGGTCGCGATATGATCCTTTGGGACGGAAGCTGCATAGTACACGAGGCATTTTCAATGGAAAGAATTGCAAAACAACTTGCAGACAATCCGGATGCAAAAATGATTGCACACCCGGAAAGTGAAGAAGCTGTTTTAAAATTAGCACACTTCATTGGTTCCACTTCTGCTCTGCTGAACTTTGTAGAAAAGGATGATTGCCAGAAATTCATCATCGCAACAGAAGAAGGGATTCTCCATGAGATGAGAAAACGTGCACCACACAAGGAATTAATTCCTGCATTAGTTTTCGACGAAAGTTGTAACTGCTCAGAATGTTTCTACATGAAACGTAATACAATGGAAAAGCTGTATTTATGTATGAAATATGAGCTTCCTGAGATTCTTATCGACGAAGAATTAAGATTAAAAGCATTGAAGCCCATTGAGGCGATGCTTGATCTTTCGAAAAGTATAAAGTAA
- the gmk gene encoding guanylate kinase yields the protein MDKVIIFSAPSGSGKTTLVKHSLETFPTLEFSISCTTRQPRGSEVHAVDYHFLSPDEFRQKISEDAFVEYEEVYTDKYYGTLKSEVEKIWNQGKVVIFDVDVKGGISLKKYFGEKALSIFIEPPSIEELERRLISRNTDDDETIKTRVEKAEEEMSYASEFDRIVINSDLDEAKKEIESLIKSFINN from the coding sequence AGCGGAAAAACTACATTGGTAAAGCATTCTCTTGAAACTTTCCCTACACTGGAGTTTTCAATTTCATGTACTACAAGACAGCCAAGAGGAAGTGAAGTACATGCAGTAGATTACCATTTTTTATCACCTGATGAATTCAGACAGAAAATTTCAGAAGATGCTTTTGTAGAATATGAAGAAGTATACACTGATAAATATTACGGAACTTTAAAATCTGAAGTGGAAAAGATTTGGAATCAGGGAAAAGTTGTTATTTTTGATGTAGACGTAAAAGGAGGAATTTCCCTGAAAAAATATTTTGGAGAAAAAGCGTTGTCTATTTTTATAGAACCACCTTCCATTGAAGAACTGGAACGAAGATTGATTTCAAGAAATACGGACGATGATGAAACCATCAAAACCCGTGTAGAAAAAGCTGAAGAAGAGATGTCTTATGCCAGTGAATTTGACAGGATCGTCATCAATTCCGATCTTGATGAAGCTAAAAAAGAAATAGAAAGTTTAATAAAAAGTTTTATCAATAATTAA